Within the Corynebacterium tuberculostearicum genome, the region GTCCAGCGTTGCGACGTATGGTCCCAGGCTATGGGCCGCACCATCCCGGTGCAGGTTCAGCCGGCAAAGCGCGGCGGCAATGCTGCCCTCTACCTGCTAGATGGCCTGCGTGCCACCGATCGCACTAACGCATGGGTAAATGACGTTAATGCTGCCAAGACCTACGAGCCGCACAACATCACCCTCGCTATGCCCGTCGGTGGTGCTGCTTCCTTCTACGCTGACTGGCAGGGTCCTGCTACCTATGACCTGGAAAATCCGGTCAACTACAAGTGGGAGACCTTCCTGACCAGCGAGCTTCCTGGCTACTTGGAGCGCAACTTCGGTGTTGCCCGCAACAACAACTCCATTGCTGGCCTGTCCATGGGCGCCGGTGCCGCCCTGACCCTGGCTGCAAAGCACCCGAACCAGTTCCGTCAGGCGCTGTCCTACTCCGGCTTCCTGACCACCACGGTCCCAGGCGCTCAGACCATGATGCGCTTTGCCATGCTGGATGCGGGCGGATTCAACATCAACGCTATGTACGGTTCCCTGTTTAACCCGAAGCGTTTCCAGAACGATCCGCTGCTGCTTATTCCGAAGTTGCGCAATACCAACCTGTACATCTCCGCAGCTTCTGGTGTCCCAGGCGCCGGCGATAGCCACTACCTTCCGGAGCACCAGGCCGCCGGTGCCGCGCTCGAGTTCGGCTCGAATATCACCACCCGCGTGTGGGAGGGTGCCGCTCGCCTGCAGGGCCTGAACCCGACCGTGGACTACCCGGCACAGGGTCTGCACAACTGGGAGCAGTTCGGCTACCAGCTCAACCGCTCTAAGCCACAGGTGCTTAACGTCATGAACGCTTGGTAATTCTTGCGGCCGAATCCCCTTTCTTAAGGAAAGGGGATTTTCTTTTGCGAAGGGTATCGAACAAATATACGTCTAACTATTGCGGGCGTCTCGGCATTGCGCTAATCTAGGCGTGTCAGTTCGATTGGGTGTGCGAAATTATTCAGAGGGGGAGCTTTCGTGACTACTGCTACCGCACCACCAAAACAGGCGTATTTTTCTACCAATGACATGGAAGACACCGTGTGTGTCATGGCCATGGTGCAAAGAATTCAATCATGGCAACTGTTCCAGGCAGTGCTGCCACAGTTAGAAGACGACGTTGATTGCACACTGGCCGTTTTGTCCAAGAGACTCGGTCTTTCGCGATGGCGGGTATCAAGTGCAATCCAAGCCCACTTTCGGATGCGCGAACTGCCGCTTACTACCGCAGTGCAAACGGAACACTGGATTTTGGACCTTCCGCGACTCCAAGTTATTGACGTGGAATTGCGTCCCCTCGGCGAGGACGAAGCGCAGATCCAACTAGTTGATGCGGCCTTGGCAGATTTCCTCACGCCCAAAGACCCGGGACAACACGTGCCGACGGAATCGGAAATCCGAAATTTCCTGCGTGGATTCATTGATGGGCTGCTGAAGCCAGATTTATCGGCGCAGATCGAGCGCGCAGTGTCGGTGTCCTATTCGGGTGGACAGGCCACGATTGTGTTGAAGACAGATAAGGCCACTGCGGCGGCAATTTCTAGACATATTGATAAAGCGGCAGCACAAGAGGGGGTTTCAACGGCGGAGGCGCTGGAAAGTCTGATCTTCAACCGCACTAGTACCAAGGTGGTGATTAACACCTATCGCACCGGGGAGGATCCTTCCCGCGTCTTCATTCCTAGCGCAGGATGGTGCGATCTGGGGGAGGACCTGGCCCATGACTCTGCGGTGCGAACTCTTACCGCCGAGGACGTCGAAAAGTATGTTCCCTCAGAAGAAATCCGCGCCTGGGTGCAGGGACGGGACGCGACCTGCCGGTGGCCAGGGTGCTCGATGCCAGCACACTATTGTCAATTGGATCATCGCGTGGAGTACGGCGACAAAGGACCTACCAGTGTGGGAAATCTGGTGAGCTTGTGTCAGCATCACCATAACGTGAAGACGGATGGTCGGGTGCGATACATCATGGACCCGTTTACCGGAGATATTGTCTGGATGTTTGAGGATGGCACTTATGAGGTGGATCGAGCGGCAGGTCCATTGGCGCCCCGGAGTATTCATTGGAAACTGACGTGGGAGCGATTCCTCAAGCTCAGGAGGGGTTCATTGCAAGGTATGTGAGTTGGGACTATACAGGGGCGCATGTTCGCTATTGAGAATCCAAACACAGGCAAGAGTGAAGACCAGTTTGAACGTATCGATGATTCGCAGCGCGATGACATCCTAGACCGCTCCACCGCGGCCTACGAGGCATGGCGTAGCACTCGCATCGAGGAGCGTGCTGCGGTTTTGTCCCGCGCAGCTGACCTTTATGAAGAGCGCATTGATGAGTTAGCAGATCACATCGGCCGCGAGATGGGCAAGCTGACCCGTTGGGCCAAGGCCGAGGTACAGATTGTTGCCGATATTTACCGCTACTACTCCGAGCACGCGCACGAGCTGCTTGCCGACGAGTACCTGCCGGCACAGAATGCCGACAAGACCGTAGTGCGCAAGGAGCCGATCGGTCCACTGCTGGGCATCATGCCGTGGAACTTCCCGTACTACCAGGTAGCCCGCTTCGCGGCGCCTAACCTGCTGCTGGGTAACACCATTGTGCTCAAGCACGCTTCCATCTGCCCGCTGTCTTCCCAGGCATGCCAGGACATCCTGGAAGAGGCTGGTCTGCCGAAGGACGCGTACATCAACATCTACGCTTCCGGTTCCCAGATGGATGCCTTTGTAGCGGATAAGCGTATCAAGGGTGTTTCGCTGACCGGCTCGGAGGGCGCAGGTGCTGCCGTGGCCAAGACCGCCGGTGAAAACTACAAGAAGTCCGTGCTGGAGCTAGGCGGCAACGACCCGTTCCTGGTTATTGATGATGAGAACCTGGAGTGGGTCCTGGATCAGTACAACCTGATCCGCATGTACAACACCGGCCAGGCCTGCAACGCACCAAAGCGCCTCATCGTTCTGGAGGACTTCTACGACCGCACCGTGGAGTACCTGGAAAAGAAGATTGGGGACATGAAGGTCGGCACTTATGACGACGAGAATGCCGACATTGGTCCGCTGTCCTCGATCGGTGCTCGCGATGAGATTGTGGAGCGCCTGGAAAAGGCCGCGGCCAATGGTGACGCCAAGATTCGCGTAGGCGGCAAGAAGATTGACCGCGAGGGCGCCTACATGGAGCCTGCGCTGCTTACCGACGTCGACCCATCCACCGACGTAGGCTGCAACGAGATCTTCGGCCCTGTGGCTATTGTTTACAAGGCCAAGGATGTTGAAGAGGCCATCGAGATTGCCAATAACTCGGAGTATGGTCTGTCCAGCTCCGTCTGGGGCACCGACCTGGATGCCGCGTTCGAGGTGGCAAACCAGCTCAACGATGGCATGACGTTTGTCAACGAGGCGTCGGTAACCGCAGCAGGCCTGCCTTTCGGTGGTGTGAACCGCTCCGGCTACGGCCGCGAGCTGGCACGCTGGGGCGTCGGCGAGTTTGTCAACGAGCACCTGTACCGCGTGAGCGGACAGGATAATCCGGGCAACTCCCCGGCCATGTAGCGGCGTGTCAGTCTAGCGTAAGTCTCAAGTTCAACTTAAACTTGAGCACACGATAGACAGCTCACGCCGCAGGCATCGGTCCGGGGGGAGGGGAACCCTCGGAAAGGTACCGCGGCAAATCTTCAAGGACGTTTACCTATGCGCAAAAGCACTTCCCCGAGTAAAGCTCGCAAGGGCCTTGCAGTGGCCGCAGTACCTACCGCTATTGCCGTGGGTTTGGCTCTGCTGCCAAACGCCACCGCACAATCTTCCGTAGGCGATCTCTCTTCCGCAATCGGCGGCGATTCCAGCCTGTCCGATCACTTCGCACCGAAGGATCCGCCCGCCCGCACCCCGCTGAACACCGAATACCCGGATGTTAAGGGCCTGCCGGAGGGCGTGAAGATCAACCGCGTGGAGTACCTGACCAACCGCCACCTGATGGTCTACATCAAGTCCGCGGCTATGCCGGACAAAGAGCAGAAGGTGCAGATCCAGCTGGCTCGTGACTGGTACTCCCACCCGGAAAAGAAGTTCCCAGAGGTATGGGCGCTCGACGGCCTGCGTGCACGTGACGATGAGTCCGGCTGGACCATCGAGACCAATATTCTGAACCAGTACGCTGACCGTAACGTCAACCTAGTTATGCCGGTAGGCGGCGAATCTTCCTTCTACTCGGACTGGGAGCAGGCAGACCGCGGTAAGCGCTACATGTGGGAGACCTTCCTCACCAAGGAATTGATCCCCATCTTGGATAATGAGTACCGCTCGAACCACAAGCGTGCGGTCACCGGCCTGTCCATGGGCGGCACGGCCGCGATGAACTTGGCTGAGCGCAACCCGCACCTGTTCAACTTCGTGGGTTCCTTCTCCGGTTACCTGGACACCACTACGCGCGGCATGCCGGAAGCCATCATGGCTGCGCAGCGCGATGCCGGCGGCTATGATTCCCGCAAGATGTGGGGCGAGCCAGGTTCTCAAAACTGGATCGACCACGATCCGAAGCTGGGCATTGAAAACCTGAAGGACATGAAGGTCTATGTCTCTGCAGGTTCGGGCAAGGATGACTTTGGTAACGCCAACTCCGTAGCCAAGGGTCAGGCCAACCTTGCCGGTATGGGCTTGGAGGTCATTTCCCGCATGTCCACCCAGACCTATGTGGACTACGCAAAGCGCGCCAAGATTAACCCAGTGATTAAGTTCCGCCCATCCGGCGTGCACAGCTGGGAATACTGGCAGTTTGAGATGCAGCAGGCATGGCCCTACATCGCAGATGCCCTCGAGATGGACAAAGCTGATCGCGGTGCGGACTGTGAGGCCATCGGCGCCATCGCCAAGGAAACCAAGAGCGGCGTCATTGGCTCTTGCTTGAATAACGAGTACGACGTCGCCAAGAAGGGCAAGGCCCAGGACTTCGAGTCTGGTACCGCTTACTGGTCCCCGGATACCGGTGCGCACGCCCTCTTCGGCCGTATTGGTGCTCGCTACGCCGAGATCGGTGGACCTACCTCCTGGCTGGGCTTCCCTAAGACCGGCGAGTCTAAGACCCCGGACGGCAAGGGTCGCTTCGTGCACTTCGAGCACGGCTCCATCTACTGGTCCCCGGAGACCGGTGCTTGGGAGATTACCGGCGATATGTTCCAGGCCTGGGGCAAGAACGGCTACGAAAAGGGCGACCTGAAGTACCCGACCGGCTCGGTTAAGAAGGTCGGCGAGGGCTACATGCAGGAATTCCAGGATGGCGTCCTGACCCGTAACCCGGATGGCTCCAACCAGGTAGTCCACGGTGCTATCGGCGCCAAGTACAAGGACATGGGCGGCGCTGAATCTGCGCTCGGCTTCCCGACGTCCGGTGAGAACGCCGTCAACGGCGGCTTCTTCCAGACCTTTGAAAAGGGCAGCATCTACTGGTCCCCGAAGACTGGTGCGCACTACATTCTGAAGAGCAAGATCATGGACCGCTGGGGCCAGGCTGGCTGGGAGCAGGGCGAGTTCGGCTGGCCTACTTCTGACTACTCCGAGATTGCCGCTGGCGGCCTGAGCCAGGAATTCCAGCACGGCAAGATCAGCGAGGTCCTCGGCCAGGTTCGGACCGAGAAGAAGTAGCTATGCGCAAGCTAGTAGTTGTGGGCGCGGCGCTGTGCTTGGGTCTTGCGGGCTGCGATTCCGCCACGGTGGATAGCGAACCGCCGCAAGAGACCGAGGTCGCGCCCCTCGAGCGGGAGTCCGAGGCCCCTTCCTCTTCTTCGGAGAGTGCCACCTCTAAGTCGCAAGAGGACCGCGGTGCGCGCGAGATCTCTGAAATCCCCTCCGCTGAGGTGCCGGAACCAGAGGCCAAGTACTTGGACAAGCTCAAGGACGCCGGCGTTAACGTCGATGGCGTAGAGGATCAGCTCCTTGGAGCCGGTAAAGCGGCCTGTGACGAGAATGAGGTCACCATTTCTGCAGTTGCCGGCCAGCTCATCGAGCAGCAGCGCACCACGCAGAGTTTTGAGGAGCTTTCCCAGCTCATCAAGGATTCTGCACGTTCAGGGATTTGCTAGGTTTACCTGGTACAACTAATCCATGCGAAAAACTATTACCGTTGTCGCGGCCCTCGTCGTATTAGCTGTCATTGGCGTGGGCGCGTCGCGTTACTTCAACCAAGGCACTGATTCCCCGGCTCCGCATACCTCGGAGCAGGCCGCGCCGCCGCAACCGCAGCAGCCTGACTGGTGCCCCCGTGTGGAGTTCATTTCTGCCCCGGGTACTTGGGAGTCCGCGGCTGACGACGACCCCATCAATCCTTCTGCCAACCCGCGCTCGTTCATGCTGTCTATTACGAAGCCGTTGCAGGAGGCCTACGGGGACGATGTGAAGGTCTGGACCCTTCCCTATACCGCGCAATTCAAAAATATTAATGCGCAACATGAGATGAGCTACGACGATTCCCGCACTGAGGGAACCGCCAAGATGAATGACGAGCTGCGTAGCGTTCATCAAAGCTGCCCGGCTACCAAGTTCATTCTGAGCGGCTTTTCTCAGGGCGCGGTGATTGCTGGCGACGTTGCCGATGAGATTGGTGGCGGCCAGGGCGTGGTTCCGGCGGAAAACATCGCAGGCGTGGCCCTTATCGCAGACGGCCGCCGCCAAAATGGCGTCGGGCAAAACCCAGGCCGCAAGGTGGGTGGCGTCGGTGCAGAAATTGCCCTTCAGCCCGTATCCGGATTGGTGCAGCCCATCGTGCCGGGTGCTTCCATGCGTGGTGCGCGCCAGAATGGGTTCGGTAGCCTCGCGGATCGCACCTTCCAAATTTGCGCGCCCAATGATTCGGTGTGTGATGCCCCGCCTAACGTGACCAATGCACTAGAGCGCGCGCAGGGTTTGATTGCCGCGAATGGCGTGCATGCGCAGTACGCCTCCAATAGTGGCGTTATCGATGGCACGACTGCCAACCAGTGGGTAGTGGGCTGGGCCCGCCAGCTTATCGACGCCGCGTAACAACCATTCCCCCAACTCCGATAGTTTTATTAACGAAACCATTTACCTAAGGAGAATCGATGGATCTAAAAGCGCAGATGGGGCAGTTCTTAGCACCCGAGTTCACCTTGGCCCAGTTGGCAGAGAAGCTCTTCCAAGCGGAAACCGACCCAGACCGCGTGGTCATGCGCCAGTGGATCTACGGTGAGGAAGAAACCTGCCGGGAGCTTACCCGCGCACAGGTCAATAACCGCATCAAGGTGGTGGCGGCGCGCCTGCAGCAGATGGCAGAGCCCGGTACCCGCGTGGCCATCTTGGCTGGTAATTCGCCGGAATACGTCTTCGGCTTCTTGGGTGCTCTTTATGCGGGCATGGTGCCGATTCCGCTGTATGACCCCAACGAACCGGGGCACTCGGACCACCTCAAGGCCGTATTTGGTGACTGTGACCCGTCCATCGTGGTGACTAACCGCGTATCGGCGGCGGCCGTGCGCACGTACTTTTCCGCTCAACGTGAGCGCCCGCGCATCATTTCCCTTGATGTCCTGCCGGATTCTTTGGCTTCCTCCTGGACTCCCGTGGAGGGAACCGCAGAGGATACTGCGTTCCTGCAGTACACCTCCGGTTCCACCCGTACCCCGGCCGGCGTGGAGCTCACCAATCGCGCGATTATCACCAACGTGGCGCAGATTTTCCAGGCCCTGCAGCTGCAGATGCCGGCCCGCATCGTTTCTTGGCTGCCGATGCACCACGATATGGGCATCATCTTGGCCGTATTTGTCACCATCTTGGGCCTCGACTTCGAGGTGATGACCCCGCGCGATTTCATCCAGCACCCGGATCGCTGGGTCCGGCGCGTGACAGCCGGCAAACAGGCCACCTATACCGCTATCCCGAACTTTGCCTTGGAACTTGCCGCGCGCCACGCCAAGGACGCGGATTTCTCCCACGTGGACGGCATCATTATTGGTTCCGAGCCGGTGACGGAATCGGCCGTGGACTCCTTCCTCGATGCCTTCAGCGTGGACCGTTCCGTACTGCGCCCGGCCTACGGTCTGGCAGAGGCAGCACTTATTGTGTCTACCCCGCAAACTGACAAGCGCCCGGTCATCGCGCACTTTAACCGCGCGGAGCTGGCCGCAGGTCGCGCCGTCATTGAGGATAAATCCGAAGATACCGTTGCCTACGCCTCCAATGGACAGTGCGTGCCGCACCAGCACCTCGCCATTGTGGATCCGGAAACTCGCACCGAGGTGAAGGACGGCGTTATCGGAGAAATCTGGGTCCACGGTCCCAATATGGCCACCGGCTACCTCAACCGCCCAGAGGAAACTGCTGCGACCTTCCGCAATACGCTGGGTGAGCGCCTGCAGGATGGCCTGCCGGAAGACGATTACTGGATGGCCACCGGAGACTTGGCAACCATCGTGGATGGTGAGCTGTACATTACGGGCCGCCTGAAGGATCTCATCGTCATTGCTGGGCGCAACCATTATCCGCAGGATATTGAGGGCACGGTGCAAGCAGCTTCCGCACAGGTTCGCCCGGATTCCGTTGCAGCCTTTTCCGTGGAAGGCAATGATTCTGAGTCCCTCGTCCTGCTGGTGGAGCGCGCCGATGATGCGCAGCCGTCCGGCGATGCCGAGGCAACCGAGGCCATTCGCAGCGCGGTCACTGCCCACCATGGCATTACTCCGGATGACATCGTGTGGAAGGCACCTGGCGAAATCAACCGCACGTCCTCCGGCAAGATTGCGCGCCGCGTAGCCAAGAAGAATTATGTGGGATTCTGATATATCGCTAACAAAGTGACAAAATATAGCGATATACCCCTACGCCATTTAGTAATTTTCCGTAACGAAAGACCTTTTTATGACCATCGAGCAACTGCGAGCATGGCTGCGTGACTGGGTCGCCCAGGCCACCGGTGTTTCCGCCGAAGAGATCCTAGATTCCAAGCCTTTGGAAAATTATGGCCTCTCCTCGCGGGATGCTGTAGTGCTATCCGGCGAGCTGGAAAACCTTCTGGGCACCCGCCTCGATGCCACCGTGGCATATGAGTATCCCACCATCGAGCTGCTGGCGGACCGCCTGCTGAACGCACCGGCGGCGCCCCAGCCGGAAGAGCACGCGCCGCGGATCGCGCAGGGATCTGACGTTGCGGTCATTGGTCTTTCCGGCCGCTTCCCGGGTGCTAAGAATGCCCAAGAGTTCTGGTCTATGTTGGCGGAATCCCGCGCAGGCACCGGCCCGTTGCCAGTAGGCCGGTGGTCCGAGTACTCCGCTGATCCGGTCATGAGCGAGAAGATCGCCCAGCAAAATACCGACGGCGGCTATATCGAAGACATCGCGTCCTTTGATGCGGAATTTTTTGGCCTGTCCCCGCTAGAGGCCGCCAACATGGATCCCCAGCAGCGCATCCTGTTGGAGCTGGTGTGGGAAGCGCTAGAAAACGCTGGTGTTCCCGCCAATGAGCTGCGTGGCACGCAGACCGGCGTGTATATGGGATCGACCAATAATGACTACGGCATGCTCATCGGTGCCGATTCCGCCGAGATGCACCCGTATGCGCTGACCGGCATTTCTTCCGCCGTGGTGGCTAATCGCATTTCCTACGCCCTGGATTTCCGCGGCCCTTCCATCAACGTGGATACGGCTTGCTCCTCCTCCCTCGTGGCGGTGAACCAGGCGATGAAGGATTTGCGCACGGGGAGCGCGGACGTGGCGCTGGCCGGCGGCGTGAATATCTTGGCCGCCCCGCACGCGTCCACGGCGTTCTCGGAGTTGGGCGTTACCTCTCCAACGAGCGCCATTCACGCCTTTTCGGACGACGCCGATGGCATCGTGCGTGCCGACGCCGCCGGCGTCCTCGTGCTCAAGCGCTTGGAGGACGCGGAAGCCGACGGCGACGATATCCTGGCCGTCCTCAAGGGCTCAGCCGTCAACTCCGATGGTCACTCCAATGGCCTGACCGCCCCGAACCCGGAGGCACAGGAGGATGTGCTGCGCCGCGCCTATGCTGATGCGGGCGTAAATCCGCAGGACGTGGACTATATCGAGGCCCACGGCACCGGCACCATTCTGGGCGATCCAATCGAGGCCTCCGCCTTGGGCCGCGTGCTCGGTGCGGGCCGCGGGGTCGAAACTCCTATTTTGCTCGGTTCTGCCAAGACCAATATCGGCCACTCTGAATCCGCCGCGGGCGTGGTCGGCCTTATCAAGGTCATCCAGGCCATGCGCAATGACGTAATTCCGGCCAATATCAATTACTCGGCGCCGAATCGTTATATCGATTTCGAGGCCGAGCACCTCGAGGTAGTCGAGGATCCGCGCGAGTGGCCCGAGTACTCCGGGCGCAAGGTTGCGGGTGTGTCTGGCTTTGGTTTCGGCGGCACCAATGCGCACGTCGTACTCACCGATTACCGCGGTACCCCGGCCGAACGCGCGCCGCAGCTTTCCACCGAAACGGTGGCGTTGCCGGTCTCTGGCCTTTTGCCTTCGCGCCGGGCACGCGCTGCGGCCCTGTTGGCAGACTTCATTGAGGCGGAAGAGCCCGCGCTTGTCGACGTCGCCCGAACTGTCGCCCGCCGCAACCACTCCCGTTCCCGCGCCGTCGTGACGGCTAGCTCCACCGAGGAAGCGGTCAAGCGCCTGCGCCAGGTAGCTGAAGGCAAGGTCTCCGTCGGCATTGCCGCTGCGGATTCCCCGCACGTTCCGGGGCCAGTATTTGTTTACTCCGGTTTCGGCTCTCAGCACCGCAAGATGGCGAAGGACATGATTGCGCTCTCGCCGCAGTTCAAGGCTCGCTTGGAAGAGCTGGATGCC harbors:
- a CDS encoding NAD-dependent succinate-semialdehyde dehydrogenase, which translates into the protein MFAIENPNTGKSEDQFERIDDSQRDDILDRSTAAYEAWRSTRIEERAAVLSRAADLYEERIDELADHIGREMGKLTRWAKAEVQIVADIYRYYSEHAHELLADEYLPAQNADKTVVRKEPIGPLLGIMPWNFPYYQVARFAAPNLLLGNTIVLKHASICPLSSQACQDILEEAGLPKDAYINIYASGSQMDAFVADKRIKGVSLTGSEGAGAAVAKTAGENYKKSVLELGGNDPFLVIDDENLEWVLDQYNLIRMYNTGQACNAPKRLIVLEDFYDRTVEYLEKKIGDMKVGTYDDENADIGPLSSIGARDEIVERLEKAAANGDAKIRVGGKKIDREGAYMEPALLTDVDPSTDVGCNEIFGPVAIVYKAKDVEEAIEIANNSEYGLSSSVWGTDLDAAFEVANQLNDGMTFVNEASVTAAGLPFGGVNRSGYGRELARWGVGEFVNEHLYRVSGQDNPGNSPAM
- a CDS encoding cutinase family protein; the encoded protein is MRKTITVVAALVVLAVIGVGASRYFNQGTDSPAPHTSEQAAPPQPQQPDWCPRVEFISAPGTWESAADDDPINPSANPRSFMLSITKPLQEAYGDDVKVWTLPYTAQFKNINAQHEMSYDDSRTEGTAKMNDELRSVHQSCPATKFILSGFSQGAVIAGDVADEIGGGQGVVPAENIAGVALIADGRRQNGVGQNPGRKVGGVGAEIALQPVSGLVQPIVPGASMRGARQNGFGSLADRTFQICAPNDSVCDAPPNVTNALERAQGLIAANGVHAQYASNSGVIDGTTANQWVVGWARQLIDAA
- a CDS encoding HNH endonuclease signature motif containing protein — protein: MTTATAPPKQAYFSTNDMEDTVCVMAMVQRIQSWQLFQAVLPQLEDDVDCTLAVLSKRLGLSRWRVSSAIQAHFRMRELPLTTAVQTEHWILDLPRLQVIDVELRPLGEDEAQIQLVDAALADFLTPKDPGQHVPTESEIRNFLRGFIDGLLKPDLSAQIERAVSVSYSGGQATIVLKTDKATAAAISRHIDKAAAQEGVSTAEALESLIFNRTSTKVVINTYRTGEDPSRVFIPSAGWCDLGEDLAHDSAVRTLTAEDVEKYVPSEEIRAWVQGRDATCRWPGCSMPAHYCQLDHRVEYGDKGPTSVGNLVSLCQHHHNVKTDGRVRYIMDPFTGDIVWMFEDGTYEVDRAAGPLAPRSIHWKLTWERFLKLRRGSLQGM
- a CDS encoding AMP-binding protein; amino-acid sequence: MDLKAQMGQFLAPEFTLAQLAEKLFQAETDPDRVVMRQWIYGEEETCRELTRAQVNNRIKVVAARLQQMAEPGTRVAILAGNSPEYVFGFLGALYAGMVPIPLYDPNEPGHSDHLKAVFGDCDPSIVVTNRVSAAAVRTYFSAQRERPRIISLDVLPDSLASSWTPVEGTAEDTAFLQYTSGSTRTPAGVELTNRAIITNVAQIFQALQLQMPARIVSWLPMHHDMGIILAVFVTILGLDFEVMTPRDFIQHPDRWVRRVTAGKQATYTAIPNFALELAARHAKDADFSHVDGIIIGSEPVTESAVDSFLDAFSVDRSVLRPAYGLAEAALIVSTPQTDKRPVIAHFNRAELAAGRAVIEDKSEDTVAYASNGQCVPHQHLAIVDPETRTEVKDGVIGEIWVHGPNMATGYLNRPEETAATFRNTLGERLQDGLPEDDYWMATGDLATIVDGELYITGRLKDLIVIAGRNHYPQDIEGTVQAASAQVRPDSVAAFSVEGNDSESLVLLVERADDAQPSGDAEATEAIRSAVTAHHGITPDDIVWKAPGEINRTSSGKIARRVAKKNYVGF
- a CDS encoding alpha/beta hydrolase-fold protein; its protein translation is MRKSTSPSKARKGLAVAAVPTAIAVGLALLPNATAQSSVGDLSSAIGGDSSLSDHFAPKDPPARTPLNTEYPDVKGLPEGVKINRVEYLTNRHLMVYIKSAAMPDKEQKVQIQLARDWYSHPEKKFPEVWALDGLRARDDESGWTIETNILNQYADRNVNLVMPVGGESSFYSDWEQADRGKRYMWETFLTKELIPILDNEYRSNHKRAVTGLSMGGTAAMNLAERNPHLFNFVGSFSGYLDTTTRGMPEAIMAAQRDAGGYDSRKMWGEPGSQNWIDHDPKLGIENLKDMKVYVSAGSGKDDFGNANSVAKGQANLAGMGLEVISRMSTQTYVDYAKRAKINPVIKFRPSGVHSWEYWQFEMQQAWPYIADALEMDKADRGADCEAIGAIAKETKSGVIGSCLNNEYDVAKKGKAQDFESGTAYWSPDTGAHALFGRIGARYAEIGGPTSWLGFPKTGESKTPDGKGRFVHFEHGSIYWSPETGAWEITGDMFQAWGKNGYEKGDLKYPTGSVKKVGEGYMQEFQDGVLTRNPDGSNQVVHGAIGAKYKDMGGAESALGFPTSGENAVNGGFFQTFEKGSIYWSPKTGAHYILKSKIMDRWGQAGWEQGEFGWPTSDYSEIAAGGLSQEFQHGKISEVLGQVRTEKK
- a CDS encoding alpha/beta hydrolase, with the translated sequence MTASIKGRVLSVIMAVAVALGLAVVAGSQPAEAANRDWLRRDATGTCEWDKVGWWVQRCDVWSQAMGRTIPVQVQPAKRGGNAALYLLDGLRATDRTNAWVNDVNAAKTYEPHNITLAMPVGGAASFYADWQGPATYDLENPVNYKWETFLTSELPGYLERNFGVARNNNSIAGLSMGAGAALTLAAKHPNQFRQALSYSGFLTTTVPGAQTMMRFAMLDAGGFNINAMYGSLFNPKRFQNDPLLLIPKLRNTNLYISAASGVPGAGDSHYLPEHQAAGAALEFGSNITTRVWEGAARLQGLNPTVDYPAQGLHNWEQFGYQLNRSKPQVLNVMNAW